In the Candidatus Electrothrix rattekaaiensis genome, one interval contains:
- a CDS encoding type II secretion system protein N — protein MVRVVAILAGIFLVAYVAVHLGYARLEKELLGRSCCGITELPITELPSPVNENQAEGVKSNQPVSGSPVTNMPQAPTPSKPEVQKTKENSEEPTDAGSLERSPADAPPPLPAEGQPVNNENPDFQVIAQRNIFQLVQEEQLAIPEEQLPATIPQTAQEEVPTTLNLTLLGTVLGDDQTSRAIIIEEKQKEQKLYQIGDAVQGAIIESIERGKVILEVFGAKETLMMKKREGGGPSPPRLPPRISRPTPRPVPDPVQDDIEEVQEDELIEETQVQTTRRPPSIRPHRRINFRRNPIRNTPETPGMDAEEEDFIEEEMPVPEEELPPLD, from the coding sequence ATGGTCCGAGTCGTCGCAATTCTTGCCGGTATCTTTTTGGTAGCATACGTAGCTGTCCACTTGGGGTACGCTAGGCTGGAAAAAGAATTACTCGGTCGCAGCTGTTGCGGCATAACAGAACTGCCCATAACAGAACTGCCGAGTCCTGTGAACGAAAATCAGGCGGAAGGTGTAAAATCAAATCAGCCGGTTTCCGGGAGTCCTGTCACTAATATGCCGCAAGCTCCGACTCCGAGCAAACCTGAAGTTCAAAAAACAAAAGAGAACTCTGAGGAACCTACAGATGCAGGCTCCCTGGAAAGAAGCCCGGCTGACGCACCACCACCGTTACCAGCAGAGGGACAACCGGTTAATAATGAAAACCCGGATTTTCAGGTTATCGCCCAGCGCAATATTTTCCAGCTCGTCCAGGAAGAACAGCTTGCAATCCCTGAAGAACAGTTACCTGCAACTATACCGCAAACAGCACAGGAAGAGGTTCCCACAACATTGAATCTGACCCTCTTGGGCACAGTACTTGGTGATGATCAAACATCCAGAGCAATTATTATTGAGGAAAAACAAAAAGAGCAAAAGCTCTACCAGATCGGTGATGCTGTGCAGGGAGCCATTATTGAATCTATTGAGCGCGGCAAGGTTATTCTTGAAGTGTTCGGGGCCAAGGAAACCCTGATGATGAAAAAACGAGAAGGTGGCGGCCCCAGTCCCCCTCGACTGCCCCCCCGTATTTCCAGGCCTACACCTCGGCCCGTTCCTGATCCGGTGCAGGATGATATTGAAGAAGTTCAAGAAGATGAGCTTATTGAAGAAACGCAGGTGCAGACGACCCGAAGGCCTCCTTCTATTCGGCCCCATCGCCGGATAAATTTTCGACGTAATCCGATCCGCAACACACCTGAAACACCTGGAATGGACGCGGAAGAAGAGGATTTTATTGAAGAAGAAATGCCCGTTCCTGAAGAAGAATTACCTCCTTTGGATTGA
- the gspN gene encoding type II secretion system protein GspN, whose product MAMKLLKFLGYLLYTIVVVFFLLWSKFPADAFKTRIEKDLNRTTPTLQWVVEEIALLPPFNVQLRNISIIGKEEKKVLLVVKTMNLRPDLMTWKKKGNITAKYKLNLLDGTVAGRLGLAKDRSALEYDGAIQEIKIDNKELAFIQQEYQRTVRGTLSGNFSGARKLKKNTPTLQGKFIFAQGEIGLQEPVLGMEQLNFDSIETELYFAAETVSFRQGKITSPMFAAEFQGSLHTTVPCRLSPIQLTGSFQPRPEFATSVASPSLVNMLKKEMRKGSLPFTVNGPLKKPGIVFTSLTAYNKQMELLKKKLRQLPERSR is encoded by the coding sequence ATGGCTATGAAGCTGCTGAAATTTTTAGGATACCTGCTCTATACCATAGTTGTCGTATTTTTCCTACTCTGGTCTAAATTTCCTGCTGATGCGTTCAAGACCAGGATTGAAAAAGATCTCAACAGGACGACTCCGACCCTACAATGGGTTGTGGAAGAGATCGCCCTGCTTCCCCCTTTTAATGTACAGCTACGTAATATCAGCATTATCGGGAAAGAGGAAAAAAAAGTACTGCTTGTTGTCAAGACGATGAATCTACGTCCCGATTTAATGACCTGGAAGAAAAAAGGAAACATTACGGCAAAATACAAACTTAATCTCCTTGACGGAACAGTAGCTGGCCGCTTAGGTCTGGCAAAAGACCGAAGTGCTCTTGAGTATGACGGGGCAATACAGGAGATCAAAATAGACAATAAGGAGTTGGCCTTTATCCAACAAGAATATCAAAGAACTGTTCGCGGCACCTTATCCGGAAATTTTTCCGGGGCACGGAAGCTGAAAAAAAACACACCTACCTTGCAGGGAAAATTTATTTTTGCACAAGGAGAAATCGGCCTGCAAGAGCCGGTTCTGGGGATGGAGCAGCTGAACTTTGACAGCATTGAGACCGAGCTCTATTTTGCTGCTGAAACGGTATCGTTCAGGCAAGGCAAGATAACATCCCCCATGTTTGCTGCGGAATTTCAAGGCAGTCTGCACACAACTGTGCCCTGCCGCCTCTCCCCTATTCAATTAACAGGTTCTTTTCAGCCCAGACCGGAATTTGCAACTTCTGTTGCCAGCCCGTCACTGGTTAATATGCTGAAAAAAGAGATGCGAAAAGGTAGTCTCCCCTTTACGGTCAACGGGCCGCTCAAAAAACCGGGAATTGTTTTTACCAGCCTCACTGCTTATAACAAGCAAATGGAGTTGCTCAAAAAAAAGCTACGGCAATTGCCCGAAAGGAGCCGGTAA
- the gspM gene encoding type II secretion system protein GspM: MASLSQKDKKALMLLGIVLGIFVVIQFAFSPLIAQRNQLERKIKSKKSGLQEMQEMQNAIKQLSLRSNSLEQMVAARPADFSLFAFLEEKCAETLVKDNISYMKPSDPSGDGAVQQIMVEMKLKAIRLNFLIAFLERIESTQHIVALKRISIQVNKKDRGTLDVIMQVISLVQTEIISD; this comes from the coding sequence ATGGCCTCGTTAAGTCAGAAAGATAAAAAGGCACTGATGCTCCTGGGCATTGTGCTTGGTATTTTCGTTGTCATTCAGTTCGCCTTTTCCCCCCTTATTGCTCAGCGCAACCAGTTGGAAAGGAAAATCAAAAGTAAAAAAAGCGGGTTGCAGGAAATGCAAGAAATGCAAAATGCAATCAAGCAACTGAGTCTCCGGAGTAATAGCCTAGAGCAAATGGTCGCAGCACGTCCGGCAGACTTCAGTCTCTTTGCCTTTCTCGAAGAAAAATGTGCGGAAACCTTGGTTAAGGACAATATATCCTATATGAAACCCTCTGATCCATCAGGGGATGGTGCTGTGCAGCAGATAATGGTAGAGATGAAGCTAAAGGCTATTCGCCTCAACTTCCTGATTGCCTTTCTGGAACGGATCGAATCAACACAACATATCGTGGCCCTGAAACGTATCTCTATTCAGGTAAACAAGAAAGACCGTGGTACACTGGATGTCATTATGCAGGTCATCAGTCTGGTCCAAACCGAAATTATCAGTGACTAG
- the gspL gene encoding type II secretion system protein GspL, with translation MARLTFGIDISDDLLSGVALAGNGKEAKAVSCAFCRLDRENKLAEQLPLLLEELQWPQKGHCDIGLSLSELSLRNITLPFADNKKIEQILPFELDEQLLLPVDQQVIATSATMVNSEEEKTQLMTAALEKETLTQYLSLFHEQGLEPDRISPTDFVLAERLTGSDREAENFLLLSCDLSAATMTVIHQGAVICMRHLAYPAEVFTKALFSFDGREVHTDDPDTAAQVVSRVCQSVEQSMDLFRYQFALNLQPDYILLTGPMLLGQGFQEKIEVEIGLPVKRSNLIQADTATLSANIAGQWKPEIFDRPLSLALQAGSRKKTAAFNFRKNEFAPPHYLLRSKKQLVGAAVTVGALFLLSLGYLFIDARQLEKKHDNLSDQMVEVFKASFPRINPSGDPLLHMRSKLQGMDTVSVSMPIFSQKKRVLFVLYDISARLPTSLDLHVTRLIVDQDSVKLTGTTDAFNNVNTIKNLLAESDRYSEVNIVSATKGNADEGIRFEIKLQLAGAEGENS, from the coding sequence ATGGCTCGACTCACTTTCGGTATAGATATCAGCGATGATCTGCTGAGCGGTGTTGCTCTTGCCGGAAACGGAAAAGAGGCAAAAGCGGTTTCCTGCGCCTTTTGTCGGCTTGATAGGGAAAACAAGCTGGCTGAACAACTTCCACTCCTGCTGGAAGAACTGCAATGGCCGCAAAAGGGACATTGCGACATCGGGCTTTCCCTTTCCGAACTGAGCCTGCGCAATATCACTCTGCCCTTTGCCGATAATAAAAAAATCGAGCAGATCCTGCCCTTTGAATTGGACGAGCAACTTCTGCTTCCTGTTGACCAACAGGTTATTGCCACCAGTGCAACAATGGTTAACTCTGAAGAAGAGAAGACCCAACTGATGACAGCAGCCCTTGAAAAGGAAACCCTGACACAGTATCTCTCGCTCTTTCATGAACAAGGGCTGGAACCGGACCGCATCAGTCCGACAGATTTCGTCCTAGCAGAGAGGTTAACTGGAAGTGATCGGGAAGCAGAAAATTTTCTGCTCCTTTCCTGTGATCTCTCCGCAGCCACAATGACAGTGATCCATCAGGGTGCAGTTATTTGCATGCGACACCTTGCCTATCCAGCCGAGGTGTTCACCAAAGCCCTTTTTTCTTTTGACGGCAGGGAAGTTCATACCGACGATCCTGATACAGCGGCGCAGGTCGTCAGCCGAGTATGTCAATCTGTTGAGCAAAGTATGGATCTCTTCAGGTATCAGTTCGCGCTCAATCTGCAACCGGATTATATCCTCCTGACTGGCCCCATGCTGCTCGGTCAAGGGTTTCAGGAAAAAATTGAGGTTGAAATCGGGCTACCTGTCAAAAGATCTAATCTGATACAGGCAGATACCGCCACCCTGTCAGCAAATATTGCCGGTCAGTGGAAGCCAGAAATCTTTGATCGGCCCCTGAGCCTTGCCTTGCAGGCCGGATCCAGAAAAAAAACAGCTGCTTTCAACTTCCGCAAAAACGAATTCGCTCCACCGCATTATCTTCTGCGCTCGAAAAAACAGCTTGTCGGGGCCGCTGTGACAGTCGGAGCTCTCTTCCTGCTTTCCTTGGGATACCTCTTTATCGACGCTCGACAACTGGAAAAGAAACATGATAATCTTTCAGATCAAATGGTCGAGGTCTTCAAGGCAAGTTTTCCCAGGATAAATCCAAGTGGTGATCCCCTGCTGCATATGCGTTCCAAGCTGCAAGGTATGGACACGGTCTCTGTTTCCATGCCTATCTTCAGTCAAAAAAAGCGGGTTCTTTTTGTTCTCTATGATATCTCAGCCCGTCTTCCGACCTCTCTTGACCTCCATGTAACCCGATTGATTGTTGATCAGGATTCGGTAAAACTAACAGGAACAACAGATGCCTTTAATAATGTCAATACGATCAAAAACCTCCTGGCCGAGTCAGATCGTTATTCAGAAGTAAATATCGTTTCCGCAACCAAGGGTAATGCGGACGAAGGCATTCGTTTTGAAATCAAGTTGCAGCTTGCTGGTGCGGAAGGAGAAAATTCCTAA
- a CDS encoding type II secretion system protein GspK codes for MPPSLLRDRSGMALILTLLAVSFLVAITVRLSTSVNQQMQAAANQSTAVRLDAMLLSGLNIARAALLADQQQDEEDSDSDSEFDSWGTIDSALLSQFFSGTLDITVTDLSGRLQANALFWTEKEKKEWKKKQKGKNKKKDIEKLQRSLWKRFLLLENLGLEDIDEDQVAIMLDSLVDWLDPDDEQEENGAEKSYYSSLDPSYVPTNGPVSLIEDLVLVKGWDRKILYSELKNKDNISSTLIACLTNGEQPGMVNINTAPVPVLQALHDDMTEELAADLVVFREDEDNKELLKEASWYRNVPGFPGNITFDESLITTKSNLFKITVIATDKGLQRTGEGVVQRKENQEQALLYWKIQ; via the coding sequence ATGCCTCCGTCTCTTCTCCGTGATCGTTCCGGCATGGCCTTGATCCTGACCTTGCTGGCTGTCAGTTTTCTTGTCGCAATTACGGTGCGCCTCAGCACTTCGGTGAATCAGCAGATGCAGGCCGCCGCCAACCAGAGCACGGCGGTACGTCTGGACGCTATGCTGCTGTCCGGGCTGAATATTGCTCGGGCCGCCCTGCTGGCGGATCAGCAGCAGGACGAAGAGGATTCCGATTCCGACTCTGAATTCGACAGCTGGGGGACCATTGATTCTGCCTTGCTCAGCCAATTCTTTTCCGGTACGCTGGATATCACCGTCACCGACCTATCCGGTCGGTTACAGGCCAATGCCTTGTTTTGGACAGAGAAAGAAAAAAAAGAATGGAAAAAAAAACAAAAGGGCAAGAACAAAAAAAAGGATATAGAAAAGCTCCAGCGGAGCCTCTGGAAACGGTTCCTGCTCCTTGAGAACCTGGGCCTTGAAGACATTGATGAAGACCAAGTCGCAATCATGCTGGACAGCTTGGTGGATTGGCTGGACCCGGATGATGAACAGGAGGAAAACGGGGCGGAAAAAAGCTATTACAGCAGCCTTGATCCTTCCTATGTCCCGACCAACGGTCCTGTATCGCTGATAGAGGACTTGGTGCTCGTCAAAGGATGGGACCGAAAAATTCTTTACAGCGAATTGAAAAACAAGGACAATATCTCTTCAACCCTCATTGCCTGTTTGACCAATGGAGAGCAACCGGGTATGGTCAATATCAATACTGCTCCCGTACCGGTTCTGCAAGCCCTCCACGACGATATGACCGAAGAGCTTGCTGCCGATCTGGTGGTCTTCAGAGAAGATGAAGACAATAAAGAACTGCTCAAAGAGGCCAGTTGGTACCGAAATGTTCCAGGTTTTCCAGGAAACATTACTTTTGACGAAAGTCTGATAACTACAAAAAGTAATTTATTCAAGATAACTGTCATCGCTACGGACAAGGGCCTCCAACGAACCGGTGAGGGCGTTGTCCAACGCAAAGAAAATCAGGAGCAGGCTCTACTTTACTGGAAAATACAATGA
- a CDS encoding type II secretion system protein: protein MSSPGSKESGFTLLEIMVAVLILGLVVSMITVSLSGSINAIDVTLKQGELYYRAQVAMERISEDLTSALLTNDMEFIGEQGNGSGDQSALLSFSSMAHLVLDPENDEPGLGRISYVVQADQDHNGHLLLLRSDVLQRPTEDSKKTGEIEAYILADQLRSVTFTFFDYLGEEQVSWDTTVQKDDEEAKAKRRLPAAVTCHLEFWIDVENERTITFQTTVLLPAGLIQAKPEES, encoded by the coding sequence ATGAGTTCTCCCGGCTCAAAAGAATCCGGTTTCACCTTGCTGGAGATCATGGTGGCAGTGCTGATCCTTGGCCTAGTGGTGTCTATGATTACGGTCTCTCTGTCCGGGTCCATCAATGCTATTGATGTCACCCTGAAACAGGGTGAGCTCTACTATCGGGCCCAGGTGGCAATGGAAAGGATCAGCGAGGATCTGACCTCGGCCCTGCTCACAAACGATATGGAATTCATCGGTGAACAAGGGAACGGGAGCGGCGATCAATCCGCTCTGCTCTCCTTTTCCTCTATGGCCCATCTTGTCCTTGATCCGGAAAATGACGAGCCGGGCTTGGGAAGGATCAGCTATGTCGTACAAGCCGATCAAGACCATAACGGCCACCTCCTTCTTCTGCGCAGCGATGTTCTGCAGAGACCGACAGAAGACAGCAAAAAAACCGGCGAAATTGAAGCCTATATTCTTGCGGATCAGCTACGCTCTGTCACCTTTACCTTTTTTGATTACCTGGGTGAAGAACAGGTAAGCTGGGACACCACGGTCCAAAAGGATGACGAAGAGGCAAAAGCAAAACGGCGGCTGCCTGCCGCCGTGACCTGTCATCTGGAATTCTGGATTGATGTAGAAAATGAACGGACCATAACCTTTCAGACCACCGTCCTCCTGCCTGCCGGTCTGATTCAGGCAAAACCGGAGGAAAGCTGA
- the gspI gene encoding type II secretion system minor pseudopilin GspI gives MHFFSQKFFPRKKSPQTGFTLLEVMVAVAIIAMSFVSLLGSQSQSISIAGISRFETIAAMLAREKLSELQLTGFEQASNSAGQFEDEFTDYSWQADVRELSEDETGIAGTDGMLKLVTLEVSRGEDENQIFTVRSVIMTDIEPAEAE, from the coding sequence ATGCACTTTTTTTCTCAAAAATTTTTCCCTCGAAAAAAATCGCCACAGACAGGGTTCACCCTGCTCGAAGTCATGGTTGCCGTGGCGATCATCGCCATGTCCTTTGTTTCTCTGCTGGGTTCCCAGTCACAGAGTATTTCCATCGCTGGAATCTCCCGTTTTGAAACAATCGCTGCTATGCTGGCCCGAGAAAAGCTTTCCGAACTGCAACTTACCGGATTTGAGCAGGCAAGTAATAGCGCAGGCCAATTTGAAGATGAGTTCACAGATTATTCTTGGCAGGCAGACGTCAGGGAGTTAAGCGAGGATGAAACCGGCATAGCAGGCACGGACGGTATGCTCAAGCTTGTCACCCTTGAGGTCAGTCGCGGTGAGGATGAAAACCAGATCTTCACAGTTCGTTCGGTCATCATGACGGATATTGAGCCTGCCGAGGCGGAATGA
- a CDS encoding prepilin-type N-terminal cleavage/methylation domain-containing protein, translating into MCIRTNKEGFTLIELTIVMVLISLTASFALPKIQANLYTNELSATAQRFVGLVTQAGQEARAQHVAFTLRFDAEANAFLAVPVTSGPETEEEEKNKAYLRAKLDDSVTLAGIETQGDKTSADTDDTGILFTTKGYTRKAVIHFEADNGDQVSVILSPFLGVARILEGHVSLENDRITVSR; encoded by the coding sequence ATGTGCATTAGGACCAACAAAGAGGGTTTTACGCTTATTGAACTGACCATCGTCATGGTACTGATCTCCCTGACAGCCTCTTTTGCTCTTCCTAAAATCCAGGCTAATCTCTATACCAACGAACTCAGCGCAACAGCCCAGCGCTTTGTCGGCTTGGTTACCCAAGCAGGCCAAGAGGCCCGGGCCCAGCATGTTGCTTTTACCCTTCGCTTTGATGCCGAAGCAAATGCCTTCCTTGCGGTGCCTGTCACTTCTGGGCCTGAGACAGAGGAAGAAGAGAAAAACAAGGCCTATTTGCGGGCAAAGCTTGATGACTCTGTCACCCTGGCAGGAATAGAGACCCAAGGCGACAAAACATCCGCAGACACGGATGATACAGGGATTCTCTTTACAACAAAGGGGTATACCAGAAAAGCGGTCATTCATTTTGAAGCCGACAACGGAGATCAAGTCAGCGTCATTCTTTCGCCCTTTCTCGGTGTGGCCAGGATTTTGGAAGGTCATGTCTCGCTTGAAAATGACCGGATAACCGTGAGCAGATAG
- the gspG gene encoding type II secretion system major pseudopilin GspG encodes MKKKIRKQKENRLTVRNEKGFTLIELMVVIVILGILAGMIVPKIMDRPEEARRTKASIDIGALSQALKMYKLDNGKYPTTDQGLQALIEPPSSGQLAKKWRNGGYLDKPTVPKDPWDNDFIYISPGLHGPFDLMSYGPDNEPGGEEMDADINSWEL; translated from the coding sequence TTGAAGAAAAAGATCAGAAAACAGAAAGAAAATAGACTAACGGTACGAAACGAAAAAGGCTTCACCCTGATAGAGCTCATGGTGGTTATCGTCATTCTTGGTATTCTTGCAGGGATGATCGTACCCAAGATCATGGACCGACCCGAGGAAGCCCGACGCACCAAGGCTAGCATCGATATCGGAGCACTGAGTCAGGCCCTCAAAATGTACAAATTGGATAATGGCAAATACCCGACTACTGATCAAGGATTACAGGCCTTAATTGAACCTCCTTCATCTGGCCAGCTGGCCAAGAAATGGCGCAACGGCGGCTACCTGGACAAGCCCACTGTCCCAAAAGATCCTTGGGACAATGACTTTATCTACATCAGCCCAGGTCTCCACGGCCCTTTCGATCTTATGTCCTACGGACCGGATAACGAACCTGGTGGCGAAGAAATGGATGCGGACATCAATAGCTGGGAGCTGTAA
- a CDS encoding calcium/sodium antiporter — protein MDLITAGGCLLIMLIAIYILAIMTDEYFIPSLDHISHQLNLPHNVAGASLMAMGSSAPELAIALTALFQGSGEHSDVGVGTIVGSAVFNILVITGASALARPAKITLSVVIRDCLIYVMSIGLLLFTFYDGQIHPFEALSFLILYASYLLILYKWNSWFPEETMNEVEKSEKPKPHISEEQEGKKKDRRSIMDVMNDWITKGLGIFAGDVEQSYLRVFFVSIAVIVGISWILVKSVIIFGDATAIPPVIVALTLLAAGTSAPDMISSVVVARQGRGDMAVANAVGSNIFDILVGLGLPWLIVMGIGMMTGGPTFVEVGTADLFNSTLVLLGTVFILFILLYTKRTLSRIEGGILIFLYVIYVLWIWFGG, from the coding sequence ATGGACCTCATTACCGCAGGAGGCTGCCTCCTGATTATGCTGATCGCCATCTACATCTTGGCGATCATGACCGACGAGTACTTTATCCCCAGCCTTGATCATATCTCCCACCAGCTCAACCTCCCTCACAATGTGGCCGGAGCCTCGCTCATGGCTATGGGATCGTCAGCACCGGAACTGGCCATTGCCCTGACCGCCCTTTTTCAAGGGAGTGGCGAGCATAGTGACGTGGGGGTCGGCACCATTGTCGGTTCTGCGGTTTTTAATATCCTGGTGATCACCGGGGCTTCAGCCTTAGCCCGCCCGGCCAAAATCACCCTTTCTGTCGTCATCCGTGATTGCTTGATCTATGTGATGTCTATTGGTTTACTTCTCTTTACCTTTTACGACGGACAGATTCATCCGTTTGAAGCCCTGTCCTTTCTTATTTTATACGCAAGCTACCTGCTTATCCTCTATAAATGGAATTCCTGGTTTCCTGAAGAGACCATGAACGAAGTCGAAAAAAGCGAAAAACCAAAACCTCATATCAGCGAAGAACAAGAGGGTAAAAAGAAAGATCGACGCTCCATAATGGACGTCATGAATGACTGGATAACCAAAGGACTGGGCATCTTTGCCGGGGACGTGGAGCAATCCTATTTGCGGGTTTTCTTTGTCTCCATTGCCGTCATTGTCGGGATCAGCTGGATTTTGGTAAAAAGCGTTATTATCTTCGGCGATGCCACTGCGATCCCTCCGGTTATTGTCGCCCTGACTTTGCTGGCTGCTGGAACCTCGGCCCCGGATATGATTTCCTCAGTTGTGGTTGCCCGACAAGGGCGAGGGGATATGGCGGTAGCCAACGCGGTGGGTTCCAATATCTTTGATATCTTGGTGGGTCTGGGACTGCCGTGGCTCATTGTCATGGGCATCGGAATGATGACCGGCGGCCCAACCTTTGTCGAAGTCGGCACTGCTGATCTGTTCAATTCCACCTTGGTCCTGCTGGGAACAGTCTTTATCCTTTTTATTTTATTATATACCAAGCGCACCCTCAGTCGGATTGAAGGAGGAATTTTGATTTTCCTTTATGTCATCTATGTGCTGTGGATTTGGTTTGGGGGATGA
- a CDS encoding glucokinase, translating into MSSLLLAGDIGATKTVLALYDTNNSLLTEKTFRNKDFSGLSDIIASFLDAQEKRPKRACFGVAGPVRENRVRMTNLDWDLDGSALAAQLGMEEVLLVNDLVATTAGAVLLPKSSLVTLNQGRPEVGGNIGVLAVGTGLGQSFAVPLLDKLGNNQFQPFPTEGGHVSFAPRNQEQIEILQFMLRRLEQQREQQELSPCQSPYVNPHVSVEQVCSGMALPDLYTFQLTRCSEPEWMRKKRLAIEPDALSPLIVASANAAVSGAEGLPCEPAVRAVQLLLDILAAETANFTLKVLATGGIFLGGGMLPRLLTHIDQERFMETFCRGVYRDMLADIPVHIITEPKTALLGARQLAMKTEN; encoded by the coding sequence ATGAGCTCTCTTCTTCTTGCCGGTGATATCGGGGCGACCAAGACGGTCTTAGCCCTGTACGATACCAACAACAGCTTATTGACTGAGAAAACCTTTCGTAATAAAGATTTTTCCGGTCTGTCGGATATCATAGCCTCCTTTCTTGACGCACAGGAAAAGCGACCGAAACGGGCCTGTTTCGGCGTAGCCGGTCCAGTCCGTGAAAACAGGGTACGCATGACCAACCTAGACTGGGATCTGGACGGTTCCGCCTTGGCAGCACAACTCGGCATGGAAGAGGTGCTGTTGGTCAACGATCTGGTGGCGACGACTGCCGGAGCAGTTCTTCTTCCCAAAAGCAGCTTGGTTACCCTGAATCAAGGGCGACCAGAGGTTGGGGGGAATATTGGGGTTCTTGCTGTTGGAACAGGTCTTGGCCAATCCTTTGCTGTACCTCTACTGGACAAACTGGGCAACAACCAGTTCCAACCCTTCCCCACAGAAGGCGGGCATGTCTCCTTTGCCCCTCGCAATCAGGAACAGATTGAGATCTTGCAGTTCATGCTGCGTCGTTTGGAGCAGCAACGAGAGCAGCAGGAACTGTCCCCTTGTCAAAGCCCATATGTGAATCCGCATGTGAGTGTGGAACAGGTCTGCTCGGGCATGGCTCTCCCAGACCTGTACACCTTTCAGCTCACCCGCTGCTCAGAACCGGAATGGATGCGAAAAAAACGACTGGCCATTGAGCCCGATGCACTCTCGCCCCTGATTGTTGCGTCTGCCAATGCAGCCGTAAGCGGTGCAGAAGGCCTCCCCTGTGAGCCTGCGGTTCGAGCGGTGCAACTCCTGCTTGATATCCTCGCAGCTGAGACAGCAAATTTCACCCTCAAGGTTCTGGCCACAGGCGGTATATTTCTCGGCGGGGGCATGTTACCAAGGCTTCTAACCCACATCGACCAAGAACGTTTTATGGAAACTTTCTGTCGCGGAGTCTACCGGGACATGCTGGCTGATATTCCGGTACATATTATTACGGAGCCGAAAACCGCCTTACTCGGTGCTCGCCAGCTGGCTATGAAGACCGAAAATTAA
- a CDS encoding 4Fe-4S binding protein: MAEIIIDENKCNGCGACVEACPGDVYKLRKGKAVVVNPAACHHCHTCEEVCEQDACHIVEEE, from the coding sequence ATGGCCGAAATTATTATAGACGAAAACAAATGCAACGGTTGCGGTGCCTGTGTGGAGGCATGTCCCGGAGACGTTTACAAACTGAGAAAGGGTAAGGCTGTGGTTGTGAATCCAGCTGCCTGCCATCATTGTCATACCTGTGAAGAAGTTTGCGAACAGGATGCCTGTCATATCGTGGAAGAGGAATAG
- a CDS encoding NYN domain-containing protein — MFKTGIYVDAENIKMSGGYGMRYDVLVDIANTEPSALLRANCYLAEDRERTSRDAEYRQKVYYYHDILRQCGFKVIKKYVRRYEDEDGNVTTKANADMDLAIDALLQARNLDRIILLTGDGDFIRLVTAMQNMGCRVDVIGFHNVSRELREVADSYLSGFLIPGLLPIQEENISGEGEWQRGTVANFNADRGFGFFRFFRMEDNQLKSDTVFFHLSKSTLEGDYYFQDTTRIFEFRVVENPSGEGRSEAWDIRLVKEP; from the coding sequence ATGTTTAAAACAGGAATTTACGTAGATGCGGAAAATATAAAAATGAGCGGCGGATACGGCATGCGTTATGATGTCTTGGTCGATATCGCCAATACAGAACCCTCCGCCTTGCTTCGTGCCAATTGCTACCTGGCTGAAGACCGGGAGCGAACCAGTAGAGATGCTGAATACCGACAAAAAGTTTATTATTACCACGATATTCTTCGCCAATGCGGCTTTAAAGTCATTAAAAAATATGTGCGTCGCTATGAAGATGAGGACGGCAATGTCACGACCAAGGCCAATGCAGATATGGATTTGGCCATTGATGCCCTCTTGCAGGCCCGCAACTTAGACCGGATTATCCTCCTCACAGGGGATGGAGATTTTATTCGTCTGGTCACAGCGATGCAGAATATGGGTTGCCGGGTGGATGTGATCGGCTTTCATAATGTCAGCCGGGAACTGCGCGAGGTGGCAGACTCCTATCTTTCCGGTTTTCTCATCCCGGGACTGCTCCCCATTCAGGAAGAAAATATCAGCGGCGAAGGAGAATGGCAACGGGGAACCGTAGCCAATTTCAATGCTGACAGAGGCTTTGGTTTTTTTCGTTTCTTCCGTATGGAAGATAACCAGCTGAAGTCGGACACGGTTTTCTTCCATCTCTCCAAATCTACACTGGAGGGAGATTATTATTTCCAGGATACAACCCGCATTTTTGAATTCAGGGTTGTTGAAAATCCTTCCGGAGAAGGACGTTCCGAGGCATGGGATATACGGCTTGTTAAAGAGCCGTAA